Genomic DNA from Desulfurivibrio alkaliphilus AHT 2:
CCGGCGGCTGACCATCGAAACCAAGTGGGGCAGCTTGGGCTTTCTCACCTGTTACGATCTCTGTTTTGTGGAGATGGCCCGCAAGTACGCCTTGAAGGACAAGGTGGACGCCATCGTCACCATGGCCCACTGGCGCTCGGAAGCGGTGCGGGAGTACGACCGGATGAACATCATGACCGACCATTATTACGGCTACCTGTGGAACCTGATGAACTCCTCCAAGGCCGCCTACAACCAGGTCTGGAGCCTGGCCGCCAACGCCGTGGGGCCGCACCAGGTAACCGGCGACTACTTCTGGGGCGGCAGCGGCGTCTGGGCGCCCTCCGGGATGAAGCTGATCCAGGCCTCCAACATCACCGCCGAGCTGATCCTGGTGCGCAACCTGGACCTGCGCGGCCAACGACGCAAGGAGCAGGATGATTTCGACTACCAAATCGATTTTGCCCGTTTTTTCAAGCCCATCGAAGAAGAGGGCTCCTGCCCGCAGCAACTGCCATTGAAATCATAAACCTCCAGCGGCGCGAATAAGTGGAAAAGGTCAGAATCGACAAGTGGCTGTGGGCCGCCCGTTTTTTCAAGACCCGCAGCATGGCGGCCCAGGCGGTCAACGGCGGCAAGGTGCACTTGAACGGCCAGCGGGCCAAGGCGGCCCGGTTGCTGGGGCCCGGTGACCGGCTGGAGATACACAAGGGTGAGTACGAGTTTGTCCTTACCGTGCGGCAGGTGGCCAGCCGCCGGCTCTCGGCCCCCCTGGCGGCGGAGCTTTATGAGGAGGACCCGGCCAGCCAGGCTAAGAGGCAGGAGCTGATCGAACAGCGCCGCCTGGCCCGCAAGACCGCCCCCCAACCCCCGGCCGGCCGCCCCGGCAAGCGGGACCGCCGCCTGATCAAAAGATTCATTCGTAAAAGCGACGAGTAGCGGTCGCGCCTCGCCAACTTGCTTTATCCTGCTTTTCCTCTGTGCTCCCGCTGCTTACTGTGTTAAATTGCGCCCTGCGACAGGGTTCAAATAAATGGAACCAAAACCTTTTATACCTTACTGTATTAAGTGATTAACTGTTACCACGAGGAGAAGCGGCAATGGGCAAAGCACAAAGGGCGCTGATCAGCCTGACGGACAAAAGCGGGATTGAAGAATTCGCCGGGGAACTGGCCAAGCTGGGTATTGAAATTCTTTCCACCGGCGGGACCGCCAAAAAGATGCGCGAGCATGGCATTGCGGTCAAGGACGTGGCCGAATTTACCGGCTTTCCCGAGATGCTTGATGGCCGGGTCAAGACCCTGCACCCCAAGGTCCACGGTGGCTTGCTGGCCCGGCGCGACAACCCCGAGCACGTGCGCCAGATGCAGGAGCACGGTTTGGAGCCCATCGATATTGTAGCGGTCAATCTTTACGCCTTTGAAAAAACCGTGGCCGATCCGGCCTGCACCCTGGACAAGGCCATTGA
This window encodes:
- a CDS encoding carbon-nitrogen hydrolase family protein gives rise to the protein MLRLIERVFSDCEDCPSVLLANMHITSDVELNLKRMEEVVQQAHTHGANILIFPELCVTGYVWEDQGRGEVEELLAAGENSRIAPTLKRIRDGLRDDGKGLEYVFFNNVRRKDDGLYNSTFILHHSLDYNREEFIYDKIFLPPLEQLYFKQGTDRRLTIETKWGSLGFLTCYDLCFVEMARKYALKDKVDAIVTMAHWRSEAVREYDRMNIMTDHYYGYLWNLMNSSKAAYNQVWSLAANAVGPHQVTGDYFWGGSGVWAPSGMKLIQASNITAELILVRNLDLRGQRRKEQDDFDYQIDFARFFKPIEEEGSCPQQLPLKS
- a CDS encoding RNA-binding S4 domain-containing protein, encoding MEKVRIDKWLWAARFFKTRSMAAQAVNGGKVHLNGQRAKAARLLGPGDRLEIHKGEYEFVLTVRQVASRRLSAPLAAELYEEDPASQAKRQELIEQRRLARKTAPQPPAGRPGKRDRRLIKRFIRKSDE